Proteins found in one Paenibacillus sp. FSL R10-2782 genomic segment:
- a CDS encoding MFS transporter codes for MKTALWLYLFLFIAFFDLHAQYPILTPFAISLGAAPTFIGWMLGIYSLTHLPGNLMAGPRVDKHGSRRYIMFSLTAAGLILIIQAYIHTPWELLFLRAISGFVLAFLSPACMTMLAQLSDHPVTQGKYMSGHGVVHTLASVLSPAAGAFIVASFGFSGTFRSLGIILVITGLMAYFTLPKTAPALQAQRSDGHAAPAPLTGAQPLLPFNWRYLLVPFALACGQGILFYVIPLRNNGTASMMSTGLLFSIISLGALCTLSLLFLNKYSPMIRLICGIILMSLCFYALATLPESMIGIVLFILGTAKGITFPALASLFIRLGGERLGKTFALQSIATSIGSFAGPVLAGQLPVHFSPFFIAFLILMTGLLFIPIQRLFPAPPLSTSGPYHP; via the coding sequence TTGAAAACAGCTCTCTGGCTGTATCTGTTTTTGTTCATCGCTTTTTTTGATCTGCATGCACAATATCCTATTCTCACACCATTCGCCATCTCTCTGGGTGCAGCACCCACCTTTATCGGCTGGATGTTGGGCATATATTCCCTGACTCATCTGCCCGGTAATTTAATGGCGGGGCCAAGGGTAGATAAACACGGCAGCCGCCGATATATTATGTTCAGTCTGACAGCCGCAGGGCTCATCCTGATCATTCAGGCATACATTCATACGCCATGGGAGCTGCTTTTTCTTCGTGCCATCAGCGGCTTTGTGCTGGCCTTTTTGTCCCCTGCTTGCATGACTATGCTCGCGCAGCTATCCGATCATCCGGTTACGCAGGGCAAATATATGTCGGGACATGGCGTCGTTCACACGCTGGCCTCCGTCCTGTCTCCAGCGGCAGGCGCGTTCATCGTAGCCAGCTTTGGCTTTAGCGGAACATTCCGTTCCCTCGGCATCATTCTCGTGATTACAGGACTCATGGCTTATTTTACATTGCCTAAAACAGCACCCGCTCTCCAGGCTCAACGATCTGACGGACATGCGGCACCCGCTCCACTGACCGGGGCACAACCGCTTTTACCATTTAATTGGCGTTACCTGCTTGTGCCTTTTGCTTTGGCGTGCGGACAAGGCATTTTATTTTATGTCATCCCGTTGCGCAACAATGGTACTGCGTCCATGATGTCCACAGGACTGCTCTTTTCCATTATCAGTCTGGGAGCGCTCTGTACACTCAGTCTGCTTTTTCTAAACAAGTATTCACCGATGATACGGCTGATTTGCGGCATCATACTGATGTCGCTGTGCTTTTATGCCCTCGCCACCTTGCCCGAGTCCATGATTGGAATCGTACTCTTTATACTTGGAACAGCCAAAGGCATCACCTTTCCAGCGTTGGCCTCACTCTTTATACGGCTTGGAGGGGAACGGTTGGGCAAAACCTTTGCGCTGCAATCCATTGCAACATCTATCGGCTCCTTTGCCGGACCGGTGCTGGCTGGCCAGCTCCCCGTTCATTTTTCACCTTT